GACAGCCTCCACGGCGACATTGAGTTTTTACAGAAGAAACTTAACGAACTTACTGAAAGACGTGTGAATGTTCTGGAAAGCAAATCTGAACAAACAGAAAAACTGAAGGAAACTGAAGAAAAAATCGATGAATTCAACGAACGCATAGCAGACTATGAAACTATGCGCGAAGACATAAAAGAAGAGATGTTTGCTCTGGACGACCAATACCTTGAGCTCGCCCAGCGTGCATCAGACACCAGAAACGCCATATTCGAAAACGAAACACTCCTGACACGCTCCGAAAAAGATAAAGAAAGACTCCGTAACGAAAAAGAAGAGAGTGAAAAAGACAGTCAGTTCGCCAGAAAAAACATTGAAGACCAGTCATCAGATGTTGACAGACTAACACTTGAACTGGAAACAATCGCAGAAACTCTTGAACACTACTCAGACGAGCACTCAGAGCTGCGGGATGAAATATCCGTGATCGAAACAGAACTCAGCGATAAGCAGATCGAAGTTAAGAGCATAAACAGCCGCATTAAAATGCTGACGCAATCACTGGATGCAGAATCTGCCAGCGACGACATAAAACAGATACTTGAAGCAACAGGCGGGACATTGCTTCTGCCTAAACTGACAGAAGAACTCACCCGTGAGCTCGGAGACCTTATAATAATTCCTGAAAATGTCAAAACAGACATTGCAGAGATTCTGCGTGACGTTAAGCAAAGTGTAAGGTTTGTTTATGAAAACGATGTCGATGCACTTATCGACTATGCAGAAAACAACATTGATGCCGGAGAAAACATTGTCCGCAACGGCTTTATCCACCGAAAACCGGGAGCAGACGACAAACGGGAAAACGTCATCAGGCTGAAAAAACAGATTGAAGGCTATGAAACAGAGCTCACAAAAGCACAAAAGGATTGCGAGGAGCTTGAGCAGTCACTGCCGGAACTAACCGAAAAACTTGAGCTTCTGGCGGATAAAAAAGACGAACTCCTTGAACAGAAACAGACAACAACTCTGGATCTGAAGGACAGAGAAAGAAGCCTGAACGACCTTAAAAGCAGACACGAAAGGCTATCAAAAAGATCATCAATAATTGACAGTGAAATACAAAATATAGACAGCGAAATAGAACAAGCAAAAGAAAAGATTGAATACCTGAAAGAACAAAACAAAGAGCTTTCAGTAAGTATTGCAGCAAAAGAAGAAGAAAAAGATGCAATGCAGAGCAAGCTGGAAGACATCGATAATATGTATGAGGATGTCCGGGATGAACTTTCGGCATATCGTGTTGAAATGCGGGGAATTCAGGAGAAGATGAATGCCGTCACAAACGAACTTCACTTCATCGACCGTGACCTTGACGAATCCTCCACTAAACTTACCGCAGCTAAAAACAGACTTTCCAAACTCGTCACATCAGACATTGTAACGTTAAAGGATAATCTTGAGAAAAAGCGCATCGATTACCAGAATGTAATTAAAAAGAGACAATCCCTGAATGATGAAAAACTCCGGCTCGACCACCAGATAGCAGAAATGGAAAAACAGCTTGAAGACTTCGGACGGGATATTGACAAAATGAACCTCCATATTAAAAGCATCGAAGACGACATCTTTGACGCTGAAAAAAAGATGGAACGCTATCAGACCGAAGTTTCTGCGCAAACAGAAGCTTTTCTTGAGAAATTCAACGACGACATAACTTCTTTTGAAATGGATCTGACAGATTTTCAGCCAAATAAAGCGAAAAATGAGCTTTCCACCATCGAGCGTGACATCGAAAGCCTAGGTCCGCTGAACATGGCAGCAGAGAATGAATATCAGGAAGTTGTCGAAAGAAATGAGTTCCTGTCAGCTCAGAAGGAAGACCTCGAAGGTGCAGTGACATCGATATATGAACTTATCCGGGAAATGGATGAAAATACATCAGCACTTTTTCTCGAAACATTCGAAGGGGTTAAAAAGAACTTTTCACGTGTATTTTCAATACTTTTCGGAAACGGTAACTGCGACCTTAAACTCAGCGATCCGGATGATATACTCCACAGCGGAGTGGAAATTTTCGTTCAGCCGCCCGGCAAAAAACTTCAAAATATGAATCTGCTTTCCGGTGGAGAAAAAGCTATGAGCGCCTGCACCCTGCTGTTTGCTCTCTTTTTATACCGTCCGACACCGTTCTGTTTTCTTGACGAGATTGACGCACCACTTGACGATAACAATGTCGAGCGCTTCACCAAAATTGTCAAAACCCTGTCAGCAGACACTCAGTTTGTTATTATCAGTCATAATCAGAAAACTATGGCTGAGGCAGACTCCATATATGGTGTTACTATGCAGGAACCCGGCGTCTCACGCATCCTCTCCGTCACAATATAGCCACCGCAAGGTCAGCACCTTGAGGCTTATCACTACACTGCAACAATAATCTGCACTGTCTCGTCTTACGGCTCAAGATGTTCGCCTGCCATGCCATAGTAAGTATAGGAAAACAGTCATTGCAAACACCTTTCCGTCATTGCGAACACAGTGAAGCAATCTTACACCCTCAGCCACACCTCAAAAGTCAAGATTACTTAGCGATACCATTCATCTCAATAACAACAAAATTAACTGTCGTCACCCCACTTCAAATACCAACGTAATGAAAAGTATTTGACATATGCTGATCTTCAACTAATATCAATTCATTATTAATCTTTGAGGGGAAAAAAATGAAAAAAGTTTTTCTTGTATTCATCCTTGTAGTTATTCTCGGAGCCAGTGGTTACTACTACATGTCTAACCAGCCTACGAAAGTCGCAAGTCCACTGCCTATGCCTGCATTTGGGGAAATAACAGTGGAGCATGCCGCACCTCTTTTTGCCGATGGTCTCCCTTCGGACTACGCTATTGTAGACGTCAGAACTGCCGAAGAATTTGAAAAAATCCACACAGACAAAACAATCAACATACCTGTTGCCATATTTGAAGATGCAGACGAACCTTGCAAAGATATCATGGCAAAACTCCCGAAAGACAAAAAAATAATATTTGTATGCCCCTTCGGTCCCAGGTCTAAAGACATGTACCAATTCCTCACTGACCCTGTTGAAGACCTTGGCTGTGGTATGGCAAAAGAAGGTCTTTATCACCTCTGGGCAAACATTAAGTATAAAAAAAATCACATAGTCATTAAAGGAAAATAGATTCCCACTGGTAAACCCGTGGTTCTATTGCTTTGCGCATGATCAACACACGGAGTTACAACTTCGTTGTCACAGCCAGGGCATATGCAAAATACGTCACTGAGAAGCCCGCAGGGCTGTGGCAGTCTCTCGACTCGTTAGTTAATTCTGAGATTGCTTCGTCATTACATTCCTCGCAATGACTTATAAGCTCGAAAGCTGTGATTAGCTCATTCATACACGCATAAATGCGTGGTGTTCTGTCTTCGACCGCATAAATTTATCGACATATCCCATACTGAGGAAGAGCAAAGCTCTGACGTAAGATACTTTAACAGTAGCTTAACATTCTCACGCCGCACTCAGGTGCTCCTCAGAGTATTTTTCAGTCCGCTCCCCCTTTTTATATCAACTCTAAATTACCGGTATCCCAAACCGCTTTGCAACTTCTTCTTTATTCACCTCAAAGCCAAGCTCAACAGCATCCTTAATAATATCCCAGTCAGCTTCCGCTCTTATGTCCAAAACAAACTCAGGCGCAGAAACATTACCAAAATTAAGGTCTACGATCCACCGGATAAGTGTTTTCGTAACACGCTCTGCAAGGGCTTTTGCTACCTTATCACTTTTAACCTGAAGGGTTTCAAGATGCTGCTGGGCTAGGGAATATGAACCGTTTGTAGAGGTATCACTTGTGAGTATCTCCCCTGTAATAGCTTTCGATATTTCGGTATTACAGATATTTACCAGCTCAGAAAAATCCGCAGAAGTCCCCTTTGTCTCCAACACCTGCACACTATCCACATTTGCAAGAGCCACAGCCGCATCTGACTGTATATTATAAAGATTCTCTGCCAACTCCTTTGCCCTTGTCCTGCTCTCTGCATCATCTATAGAGTCAAAAAGGGCAAGCACTGTAGGTACTCCATATTTCTCCGCCACGGTCAGCCAGTAGCGAAATCCGGCTTTTTTGAACATCCACGGCCAATAGCATTTAGACAAAACAGGTGTCCCATATGGATTCTCATTTTTCGGGCTGTTGCGGTGGACAATAAATTTCAATTCCTCCTCCAGTGGAATGCTCACTGCACCGTCCACAAGGGACAATGTACCATCAGATGCAAAAGCAAACCTGTTTGGTCTTCGTCCCAGTGCCTTCGAGGGGAGCCATTTTCCATCCTTTTCTGCCCAGACAATCTCAACAACACTGAAACCATACTCCACAGCCATCATCATATCCTGCAAAAGCTGCTTCACTCCAAGCCCGGTGAGACACTCCTTCACAAAAACTGAAACCTCGCGGGATAATTCGTCAAACCCAGCCGGTCGCACATCCCACTGCATCCCGAAAACTCTGTCTTTCAACTGTTCCAGCTTTGCATAGATATGAGCATCCTGAAGCATCTCTTCAAATATGCTCATGTTCACCCCAGTTTTCCCGAAAAGGACATCCGGATTGCTCAGTGTGCCGAATGCTGTTAAGTCTGTATTCTTTGTCAAAACGCTTGTCAGTCTGCTCATTTATCTCTCCTTTTTAATATTTTTTAAATATCTGCCCTGTATGGCGCCCCACCCCAGCAAAAGATGCCTGCGGAGTATACCTCTTTTCTGTCTGGCTGAGCGCCTGTGTCATAGCGTCCACCATGTCATCATTTCTGCCCGACGGAAACAATGCCGCCTCGTCTATAAGTTCTGAGGAGAACTTTGCCCCTCTCTTCAAAAAGACATTCCCAGCCTCCAGCATGGGAGTCACAGCCACCGCCCGTGACACTTTGCTCCCTTGCGGATTAACAGGTATCAGGCCCTGAATCTCATTTTTCAGAGCAGAGATCACAGCAGGTCCATTCGCCTTATCTTCGATATATTTAGCTTTTGCCTGCGGATACTTAGCGGTCATCTCCCGCAGTGCGTGCACAGCAGACATAAAGTCCATCCGCCCACGCACCTGATCCACAAGATACCTCTGCGCGCCCTTAATTCCCCACACCTGCCCGACCACAAAGTCGGAACCATCTCCACCGGAAAATGTCATATCCCACGACTGCACCATCTGCTCGAAGTCCGGTACGTCCTCATAAAACCTAAACCAAGACTTTTTGAAAACAGCCCCGTCGTCCGGTGCCGGTCGTTGCTGATACAGAGCATTCCATACCCTTGTCCCCACAGCGTTTTTAATATTCTGAAGATCATCCAGACTATATTTGCTCTCCCATAAAGGCTCACCCGCAGAACGAAACTGCTCGTCCACCTCTGCTAGCGCAGGGAAACTCACCACTTCCCACTTGTCTGAGCCATCCTCAAGGAGCCTTCCTGCAAGATCGTCCTCATGCCAGCGGGTAAGGATAACGACTATCCGCCCTCCTTTTTCGATGCGGGTATAGAGAGTTGACTGATACCAGTCCCACACCTTGTCACGGTAGTTATTAGAATCTGCATCCTCCTGATTTTTAAACGGGTCATCCACAATGAGCAGATCCCCGCCCATCCCTGTGATAGAACCGCCGACACCTGCCGCAATGTACCCTCCACCAGCCTTTGTTTCCCATCTGTCAGCTGCTTTTGACTTACTGCTGAGACCTGTTCTGAACGTCAGGCTAAATTTCGGGTTTGATACTATGTCCCGAACTTTCCTTCCGAAGTTCTCTGCGAGACGGGCGCTATAAGACGTTGCTATAACCCGCCTTTCGGGGTTTCTCCCCAAAAACCACGCAGGGAACCGCACAGACGCAAGCTCACTTTTACCGTGCCGTGGGGGCATAAGAACCATCAGTCTGCCGGACGTGCCGGATTCCAGCTCCATCAGCTTTTCAGCCAATACCCTGTGGTGCCAGTTGGGGTTGTAGCCCCTGTAGGTCAGTCTCGCAAAATGGAGAAGCCCTTCACGCGCAAGCTTCAGCACGTAAAGCCGTTGAAGCGTCTCTTTACTCAGATTCATTTAAAACAGCTTTAATGTCCTCACTGCTTAGGTGTCCGAGTTCCGCAGTGAGCTCTTCTATACCTGAGCTCGCTTGAGTCTCCTCTTTCAGAAGTTCATCTGGGGACTTACCTATGCATATATCTTTATAGTTTTTCACTGTTTTGGAATGCAGCTCCACATCCCGCAGGCAGTCGCACTCTGAAAGAAGGTTATCTGCTTTTCGCAGCCCTTCCATTGTACTGTTGCATATGGCATCCAGCATCTGCACTCTGTGATTTTTCAGTCTGCGCAGTGTCCTGTCAGACTCCGGTCTTTTCCACCCTTCGCTGTCTGCACGTTTCTTTATCGTCTGCAACATAACCCCGCAGGATTTTGCCAGCTCTGAAAGGTCATACAGCCCCTCTTCATAATCTCTGCGCATAATAACCCATGACTCTTTTGTAACTCTGCCCATCAGCATCTCCGTTTTTAAAAGGATTCTACTCATTTTTTTAAATTTATATGTTTAATTACGATATGGTTAGAAACTACTCTTGCTGAAAACTAATACTTTGGTTTTCAACAGTTAAAAGGTAATATATAATGTGTTAAACAAGTCAAAATGGTGGTTTTATGATCAGAAAAGTTATTACGGACGTATACGAAAGTATTCATTTCAGCGACAGGTATGACACAGAACAGATAAAACTTCTCACAAAAGAGCTGGATGTGCGCCACGCTCATTTCAGCGGTTTACCCATCGTTCCCGATGTGAGGGAATTTTTAAACGATGAGCTGCGTATATGTTCTGTATACTCAACCGCCGCCATCGGCAAACCTGATATGGAGGAAACGGACGTAAGAAACTTTCTGGCAGGCAAACCCCACAGTCTTGACGAAACAAAAGCAAGAATAGTTAATAATATACGCCGTACATTTGAGTATGTAGACAAACACAGCAAAAACATTGAGGTAAACCCCGAGAATATACGCAAACTGCACATAATGCTGACCATAGATACCGGCGAGGGGCTTCCAGGTGTCTACCGCTCTAAAGACCGTACAGAAGTTAATACAGACTACACCCCTCCAAAGGGCTCTCTGGACGAACTCACGAAAGAACTCTGCGGCTGGTTCACCAGCAAAGATATGGAACAGCACCACCCTGCTGTGCGTGCGTTCCTTGCACATTATCACATAGGGATGCTTCAGCCCTTTATCAACGGTAACGGACGTGTGGCAAGAGTTCTTGAAGCGGTACTACTCGAAAATGCAGGCATGTTATACATCCCTCACGTCTTGTCTCAGTATTACAAACGAAACAGAAAAGACTACATCAGAGCATACATAAAGAATGAAAAGACGGGCGGTTTTGATATGACTCCGTTTCTTGTGTTCTGTCTGGAAGGTGCTGTGAGAGCATATAAGCTCATTACAGATATGACAGTAACAGGGCTTCGTGCCATTAGCGTCCGGGAGCATATCCGCAGGCTGCGCCAAACCAAAAAGGTTACCGAAAGACAGAAAAACCTCCTTGAAATAATATATCAGTACGATAAACCGTTTGACCTGAATGAACTCCTTACAAACCCTATATTCGCCGGACTCTACAAAAGCGTCACAGAAAATACTGCCAGAAACGATATCAAAAGGCTGAAAGAGCTTAACCTTATTACACCGGCAGGGAGATATTATACTTTTAACCGCTTTGTGCTGGGCTGACAGGATGTTTCTCTGTTTTGACATAGGCGGAACAAATATAAAATCCTGCTTAACAAATGCTTCCGGCGTATGTGCAGACAAAGCTGTCACGCCCACACCAAATTCATATACCGAGCTCATGAACGTTCTGACCGGCATTGCTGAAAATGCTGAATTCGAAGCCTGTGCTGTTGCTGTCCCCGGGACATGCGCACCCAAATCAGGCGAAACCATCTTTGCCCCGAATCTGCCTTGTATAAACGGCAAGAATATCAAAAATGACCTGCAAAACACTACCAGAAAACCTGTTTTCATAGAAAACGATGCAAACCTCGCAGCACTGGGAGAATATTACTTTGTCGAAAAAAATAATATCAGCAGTATGGTATTCCTAACCATAGGAACAGGGCTTGGCGGCGGTGCAGTCTTGAACGGAGAACTGCTTACGTCAGACATTTCGCTTTTTGAAGCGGGACATATAAACATCGAGCCGGACGGCAGGCCCTGCGGATGTGGTAAAAAGGGCTGCCTCGAAGCATATGTAAATACCAGCGGAATACTTGAAACTTATCACATGCTGTCAGCACACGGGCATGCAGACAATGTAAACATGGTTTATAGCGCAAGCAAAACCGGAGACAAAGCCGCAGCACTTACTTTTGAGGTCTTCGGCGGATATCTCGGAATAGGTATGGCAAGTCTCGCCAATATACTTGTACCGGAAAAGATAAAAATAGGCGGAGGTATATCAGAAATGTCTGATGCCTTTCTCGGTCATACACTAAAGGTTTTCGCTAAAAACATCTACCCAGCCTATCGCAACAGGGTTTCCATAGAGCTCTCAACTCTTAAAAACTCCGCAGGACTCAAGGGGTGTGCAGCTCTCTGCCTGACACAACTCAGCAAAAACTGAACATTACCCACCTCGTTTTAATCAATATCTTCTTGTGTTTTCCGGCATATGTGGAATATTATCCATACGGAGTTGGAAACATTGGATAATAAACTTATTACAGGCATCACACCTACTAAATGCCTCAACTGGATATACAGAAAAAACCCTGAGAACTATGTCTACCCCCCAGCAGTTGCTGACATCAGCGATGAGTATTATCAGCTCAACGCATTCGAGACCTATTCGCAGGAGTATTTTGTTATTAAAGCAGACAGCCTTGAACATGCCCTGAATATCTCTGTAGAGCTATACGGCAATGCAAGTCTGAACACAGTGGAGCTGGCATATCTCACGACAGTCTGCGAAAAGCTGGACATTGATAAATCAGAAATAAACGCATTTGCGCTCCACGGCATAAAGGGGAAGAAAAATTTTGAAACCCTGAAAGCAATAACGTCATTCTGTCCGGTGATTCAGAAATATCTGTCTGTTAAAGCTATCCCACTGAAAACTATCGCTGTTTTTGCCAAGCTTGATAAAGAATTCAGACGTTTCATCAGGAACACTCTGGAAGATAAAGAACTTTCTGTGCAGGATTTCAGAAAAATGGTTAACATTCTTTTCGATATGCAGGCACAGGCAACCGACGAAGACATGGGACCGGATCTGTTGAAAAAGCTGACAGAAAAGAAAGATATGACTAGGCTCAGCTTTATGAAAGAGATGCAGAACCTGACACAGGGCGTGAGTGTGGATATATTCTCTGATAATAATTTTGAAACCGGTGAACTGACCTTCTCCTTTAAGGCATCCAGTATTGAAGAGATGCAGAAAAAGGCTGATTCTCTCTCTCTGGAGAGTGAGAAAATAAAAAATATATATAGGTTTTTAGATGAGCAGGATATTTGTTGATAAAGGCGCAGCAGAAAGCTGGGTCGCAAAAAACGCTATGAAAAACTGCTCTGATGTAGAGTTCGTATCTTCAGCAGCCGAGGTTCCGGACAATAAAAATGCCGTACACATAACATCCGGTCCTAACACGTTTGTACACAGATGCCCCGCAACAAAGATATACAGGTGCTGTAACTATTATGTTGCCGATGTTGCAGAGGGCTGCCCTTTTGACTGCACTTACTGTATCCTGCAATCCTACCTTAATCACGACTATATAAAGGTTTATTCTGACTTTGAAGGGGTCAGAAGTGATATACAGAGCCTTCCGAAAGACCGCTTTTTCAGGCTTGGCACAGGTGAACTGTCGGACAGCCTTGCCATGGATCACATATTCAATTTCAGCGGGTTCATAGCGGACACGGTTAATAAAGCGGATAACCTGCTGTTCGAATTTAAAACAAAATCAGCAAACATCAAAAACCTGCTGGATATCAATCCGAAAAACATGATGGTCTCATGGAGCATGAACCCTCAGGAAATAATAGAAAAAGAGGAGCACGGCGCAGCGAAGCTTGCAAACAGACTCAGAGCTGCAAGTATCTGTGCAGACTATGGTTATAAAATCGGCTTCCATTTTGACCCGCTCATCTACTATGACAATTTTGAAAAAGGTTATAAGGACGTTATAGAAAAGATGGTGTCATCTGTCCCTGAAAGCTCTGTTGAATACATCAGTGTTTCAACTTTTCGCTTCATCCCGGAGCTGCTTGATATTGTAAGAAGCAAATTTGACAGATCACTTCTGCTGGAAAAGGAGTATGTTAAAACCATGGACGGGAAAATGCGCTATTTCAAACCTGTCCGTGTACACATGCTCGATTTCTTTGTAAAAGAGGTACGTAAACACTGGAAGGATGTCTTTATATATTTCTGTATGGAGCATGAATCTGTCTGGAAAAAGATTATGAAATACGACCCGGGCGAGCGTGAAGATTTTGAAAAATTCTTCCCATGCCAGATAAAACACGCACCGAATAATGACTAAACAACATTTCCCCTTTTATTAATGAGGGATTCTGCTTATAATGTGCCCGCTTCGATGGAGGAATAATGGGTTTTTTCAGTATTTTCAAAAAAAAGAAAGACAAAGAGATAAATTCGGAAGAGCAGGTTTTAACACCTGAAAATATAGACGAGAAACAGCCTGAAGAAGCGGCAGATCAACCTGATTTTCAGCAAAAAGCAGAACTAGAGGCGCCAAAGCAACCTGAAGAAGAATCAGAAGCTGAAAAGCAGGATTACGCCGAAAAGCCTGCAGAGAAACCTGGTTTCTTCAAAAGGCTGAAACAAGGGCTGTCCAAAACTTCCGGTAAGCTCGTAGGCGGTATGGAAACTATCTTCAGCGGGAAGAAGGTCATTGATGAAGACCTTCTGGAAGAGCTGGAAGAGCTCTTTATCACCTCTGATGTGGGGGTTTCTACCACAATGAAAATTATTGATAATGTCCGTGACGAACTCTCCCGCAAAGCCCTTAAAAACCCACAGGAACTAAAAGCATCCCTCAGAAAACAAATCCTGAATATCCTTGACATACCAAACGAACTTAACACCACAGATGACAAGCCTTATGTAATACTTGTGGCAGGCGTAAACGGGGCAGGAAAAACAACCAGCATTGCCAAGATGGCGAAACGCTTTAAAGAACAGGGGCTGTCAACATGCCTCGCTGCCGGAGACACCTTCAGAGCAGCAGCCATAGATCAGCTTTGT
This window of the Denitrovibrio acetiphilus DSM 12809 genome carries:
- a CDS encoding AAA family ATPase; translation: MKFKSLVVQGFKSFVDKTVIEFPGGITCVIGPNGSGKSNILDAIRWIFGEQSAKELRGADMDDVIFAGSQHRKPTGFAEVSLTLSELPESLTAKWGSFSEITVSRKHYRTGDREYRINGKKCRLKDIREIFYDSGIGARSISIIEQGKVEKIIQSTPEDLRAFFEETAGVMRFKERKKEAERRLYQTKDNLSRVTDIIAEIRAQMETLSVQTDRVKRYRELSAKQSALSKSVIFHRYSKSFSDLKEITETVNQLKIDLSGYTEKFTKLTNIETEISSKLSTSRKEYNSKNELILQAESESGKTEADIRLLENEIEAAEKSKDSLHGDIEFLQKKLNELTERRVNVLESKSEQTEKLKETEEKIDEFNERIADYETMREDIKEEMFALDDQYLELAQRASDTRNAIFENETLLTRSEKDKERLRNEKEESEKDSQFARKNIEDQSSDVDRLTLELETIAETLEHYSDEHSELRDEISVIETELSDKQIEVKSINSRIKMLTQSLDAESASDDIKQILEATGGTLLLPKLTEELTRELGDLIIIPENVKTDIAEILRDVKQSVRFVYENDVDALIDYAENNIDAGENIVRNGFIHRKPGADDKRENVIRLKKQIEGYETELTKAQKDCEELEQSLPELTEKLELLADKKDELLEQKQTTTLDLKDRERSLNDLKSRHERLSKRSSIIDSEIQNIDSEIEQAKEKIEYLKEQNKELSVSIAAKEEEKDAMQSKLEDIDNMYEDVRDELSAYRVEMRGIQEKMNAVTNELHFIDRDLDESSTKLTAAKNRLSKLVTSDIVTLKDNLEKKRIDYQNVIKKRQSLNDEKLRLDHQIAEMEKQLEDFGRDIDKMNLHIKSIEDDIFDAEKKMERYQTEVSAQTEAFLEKFNDDITSFEMDLTDFQPNKAKNELSTIERDIESLGPLNMAAENEYQEVVERNEFLSAQKEDLEGAVTSIYELIREMDENTSALFLETFEGVKKNFSRVFSILFGNGNCDLKLSDPDDILHSGVEIFVQPPGKKLQNMNLLSGGEKAMSACTLLFALFLYRPTPFCFLDEIDAPLDDNNVERFTKIVKTLSADTQFVIISHNQKTMAEADSIYGVTMQEPGVSRILSVTI
- a CDS encoding rhodanese-like domain-containing protein, with amino-acid sequence MKKVFLVFILVVILGASGYYYMSNQPTKVASPLPMPAFGEITVEHAAPLFADGLPSDYAIVDVRTAEEFEKIHTDKTINIPVAIFEDADEPCKDIMAKLPKDKKIIFVCPFGPRSKDMYQFLTDPVEDLGCGMAKEGLYHLWANIKYKKNHIVIKGK
- a CDS encoding phage portal protein family protein, with the protein product MSRLTSVLTKNTDLTAFGTLSNPDVLFGKTGVNMSIFEEMLQDAHIYAKLEQLKDRVFGMQWDVRPAGFDELSREVSVFVKECLTGLGVKQLLQDMMMAVEYGFSVVEIVWAEKDGKWLPSKALGRRPNRFAFASDGTLSLVDGAVSIPLEEELKFIVHRNSPKNENPYGTPVLSKCYWPWMFKKAGFRYWLTVAEKYGVPTVLALFDSIDDAESRTRAKELAENLYNIQSDAAVALANVDSVQVLETKGTSADFSELVNICNTEISKAITGEILTSDTSTNGSYSLAQQHLETLQVKSDKVAKALAERVTKTLIRWIVDLNFGNVSAPEFVLDIRAEADWDIIKDAVELGFEVNKEEVAKRFGIPVI
- the terL gene encoding phage terminase large subunit, which produces MNLSKETLQRLYVLKLAREGLLHFARLTYRGYNPNWHHRVLAEKLMELESGTSGRLMVLMPPRHGKSELASVRFPAWFLGRNPERRVIATSYSARLAENFGRKVRDIVSNPKFSLTFRTGLSSKSKAADRWETKAGGGYIAAGVGGSITGMGGDLLIVDDPFKNQEDADSNNYRDKVWDWYQSTLYTRIEKGGRIVVILTRWHEDDLAGRLLEDGSDKWEVVSFPALAEVDEQFRSAGEPLWESKYSLDDLQNIKNAVGTRVWNALYQQRPAPDDGAVFKKSWFRFYEDVPDFEQMVQSWDMTFSGGDGSDFVVGQVWGIKGAQRYLVDQVRGRMDFMSAVHALREMTAKYPQAKAKYIEDKANGPAVISALKNEIQGLIPVNPQGSKVSRAVAVTPMLEAGNVFLKRGAKFSSELIDEAALFPSGRNDDMVDAMTQALSQTEKRYTPQASFAGVGRHTGQIFKKY
- a CDS encoding Fic family protein, producing MIRKVITDVYESIHFSDRYDTEQIKLLTKELDVRHAHFSGLPIVPDVREFLNDELRICSVYSTAAIGKPDMEETDVRNFLAGKPHSLDETKARIVNNIRRTFEYVDKHSKNIEVNPENIRKLHIMLTIDTGEGLPGVYRSKDRTEVNTDYTPPKGSLDELTKELCGWFTSKDMEQHHPAVRAFLAHYHIGMLQPFINGNGRVARVLEAVLLENAGMLYIPHVLSQYYKRNRKDYIRAYIKNEKTGGFDMTPFLVFCLEGAVRAYKLITDMTVTGLRAISVREHIRRLRQTKKVTERQKNLLEIIYQYDKPFDLNELLTNPIFAGLYKSVTENTARNDIKRLKELNLITPAGRYYTFNRFVLG
- a CDS encoding ROK family protein; this encodes MFLCFDIGGTNIKSCLTNASGVCADKAVTPTPNSYTELMNVLTGIAENAEFEACAVAVPGTCAPKSGETIFAPNLPCINGKNIKNDLQNTTRKPVFIENDANLAALGEYYFVEKNNISSMVFLTIGTGLGGGAVLNGELLTSDISLFEAGHINIEPDGRPCGCGKKGCLEAYVNTSGILETYHMLSAHGHADNVNMVYSASKTGDKAAALTFEVFGGYLGIGMASLANILVPEKIKIGGGISEMSDAFLGHTLKVFAKNIYPAYRNRVSIELSTLKNSAGLKGCAALCLTQLSKN
- a CDS encoding SPL family radical SAM protein; amino-acid sequence: MSRIFVDKGAAESWVAKNAMKNCSDVEFVSSAAEVPDNKNAVHITSGPNTFVHRCPATKIYRCCNYYVADVAEGCPFDCTYCILQSYLNHDYIKVYSDFEGVRSDIQSLPKDRFFRLGTGELSDSLAMDHIFNFSGFIADTVNKADNLLFEFKTKSANIKNLLDINPKNMMVSWSMNPQEIIEKEEHGAAKLANRLRAASICADYGYKIGFHFDPLIYYDNFEKGYKDVIEKMVSSVPESSVEYISVSTFRFIPELLDIVRSKFDRSLLLEKEYVKTMDGKMRYFKPVRVHMLDFFVKEVRKHWKDVFIYFCMEHESVWKKIMKYDPGEREDFEKFFPCQIKHAPNND
- the ftsY gene encoding signal recognition particle-docking protein FtsY, coding for MGFFSIFKKKKDKEINSEEQVLTPENIDEKQPEEAADQPDFQQKAELEAPKQPEEESEAEKQDYAEKPAEKPGFFKRLKQGLSKTSGKLVGGMETIFSGKKVIDEDLLEELEELFITSDVGVSTTMKIIDNVRDELSRKALKNPQELKASLRKQILNILDIPNELNTTDDKPYVILVAGVNGAGKTTSIAKMAKRFKEQGLSTCLAAGDTFRAAAIDQLCVWAKRVDVPVVKQSEGSDSAAVIFDAIQSCKSKKIDVLIADTAGRLHNKFNLMKEMEKIVRIAKRELPDAPHEVLLVLDATSGQNALSQAQKFHEDIGITGLVLTKLDGTAKGGAVIGIVDELQIPVKFIGFGEGIDDMKPFSAEDFVNALFDNEFETEN